A single window of Bordetella genomosp. 11 DNA harbors:
- the hutC gene encoding histidine utilization repressor yields MPTAARELPLPPYARIKQHIVDQIEAGHWTVNDQVPSENQLAAQFDVSRMTARRAILELAQDGILVRSQGLGTFVAEQKPALPVLEVRNIAEEIAQRGHRYSNRVLQLERITAPEGIATALALSIDKSVYHSLILHLDNDVPVQLEDRYVNPRVAPDYIEQDFSRETPNAYLSRVAPLTAVEHTIEAILPDARVAGWLELKTPQACLQVLRRTWSGEDVVTFARLIHPGDRYRLTGHAVMSTRPAPAKIPGDQAS; encoded by the coding sequence ATGCCCACCGCTGCCCGCGAATTGCCGCTTCCTCCCTACGCCAGGATCAAGCAACACATCGTCGACCAGATCGAGGCCGGCCACTGGACGGTGAACGACCAGGTCCCGTCGGAAAACCAGCTGGCCGCGCAGTTCGACGTATCGCGCATGACGGCGCGCCGCGCGATCCTGGAGCTGGCCCAGGACGGCATCCTGGTGCGCAGCCAGGGGCTGGGCACCTTCGTGGCGGAACAGAAGCCCGCCCTGCCGGTCCTGGAAGTCCGCAACATCGCAGAGGAAATCGCCCAGCGCGGCCACCGCTACTCGAACCGCGTGCTGCAGCTCGAACGCATCACCGCGCCGGAAGGCATCGCCACCGCGCTGGCCCTGTCGATCGACAAGTCGGTCTATCACTCCTTGATCCTGCACCTGGACAACGACGTGCCGGTGCAGCTGGAAGACCGCTACGTCAACCCGCGCGTGGCGCCGGACTACATCGAACAGGACTTCAGCCGCGAAACCCCGAATGCCTACCTGAGCCGCGTCGCCCCGCTGACGGCCGTCGAACACACCATCGAAGCGATCCTGCCCGATGCGCGCGTGGCGGGCTGGCTCGAACTGAAAACCCCGCAGGCCTGCCTGCAGGTGCTGCGCCGCACCTGGTCCGGCGAGGATGTCGTTACCTTCGCCCGCCTGATCCATCCCGGGGACCGCTACCGCCTGACGGGACACGCCGTCATGTCCACGCGCCCCGCCCCCGCCAAGATTCCCGGAGACCAAGCATCATGA